A section of the Deinococcus taeanensis genome encodes:
- the ilvA gene encoding threonine ammonia-lyase, biosynthetic produces the protein MTQVMRDWKPGELDAMDVLRLALTSRVYGAAVETPVSETPRLSARMNNRVLLKREDQQPIFSFKLRGAYNKMAQLSAEERARGVICASAGNHAQGVAFAAQALGVRAVIVMPATTPEIKVGACRARGAEVVLFGDSFSDAETHAFALQAQLGLTFVHPYDDPLVLAGQGTVALELLRQVEAPGPMTVFVPVGGGGLIAGVACVLKALRPDIRVVGVEPDDSDAMFQSLQAGERVRLDTVGIFVDGVAVKQVGAFTFDLTRRYVDDWVRVTTDEVCAAIKDVFDDTRAVMEPAGALAVAGLKRFVAERGVQGETLVALTCGANVNFDRLRHVAERAEIGEQREAIFAVTIPERPGAFREFIEVVGARAITEFNYRFAPRAQAQIFVGVQLAAPGERVALREDLTRRGYAVLDLTDDELAKVHVRHMVGGRAPEAAHERVFSFTFPERPGALLAFLTHLHGRWNISLFHYRNHGSAHGRVMAGLQVPPEDEASFAAFLLGVGYPAVEVTVNPAYRLFLT, from the coding sequence ATGACGCAGGTGATGCGGGACTGGAAACCGGGCGAGTTGGACGCCATGGACGTGCTGCGGCTGGCCCTGACGAGCAGGGTGTACGGCGCGGCAGTGGAGACGCCGGTCAGTGAGACGCCGCGCCTGAGTGCCCGGATGAACAACCGGGTGCTGCTCAAGCGCGAGGATCAGCAGCCGATCTTCTCGTTCAAGCTGCGCGGCGCGTACAACAAGATGGCGCAGCTGTCGGCCGAGGAGCGCGCGCGCGGCGTGATCTGCGCGTCGGCGGGCAATCACGCCCAGGGGGTGGCTTTCGCGGCTCAGGCGCTGGGCGTGCGGGCAGTGATCGTGATGCCCGCAACCACGCCGGAGATCAAGGTGGGGGCGTGCCGGGCGCGGGGCGCAGAGGTGGTCCTGTTCGGAGACAGTTTCAGCGACGCGGAGACGCACGCGTTCGCGTTGCAGGCGCAGCTGGGCCTGACCTTCGTGCATCCGTACGATGACCCGCTCGTGCTGGCCGGACAGGGCACCGTGGCGCTGGAGCTGCTGCGGCAGGTGGAGGCGCCGGGCCCAATGACGGTGTTCGTTCCGGTGGGCGGCGGGGGCCTGATTGCGGGCGTGGCGTGCGTTCTCAAGGCGCTGCGGCCAGACATCCGCGTGGTGGGGGTGGAACCGGATGACAGTGACGCGATGTTCCAGTCCCTGCAGGCGGGCGAGCGGGTGCGGCTGGACACGGTGGGCATCTTCGTGGATGGCGTGGCCGTGAAGCAGGTGGGGGCCTTCACGTTCGACCTGACGCGCCGGTACGTGGATGACTGGGTGCGCGTGACCACCGATGAGGTGTGTGCGGCGATCAAGGACGTGTTTGATGACACGCGCGCCGTGATGGAACCTGCGGGGGCGCTGGCGGTGGCGGGCCTGAAGCGGTTCGTGGCGGAGCGGGGCGTGCAGGGGGAGACGCTGGTGGCGCTCACCTGCGGCGCGAACGTGAACTTCGACCGCTTGCGGCATGTGGCGGAACGCGCCGAGATCGGGGAGCAGCGCGAGGCGATCTTCGCGGTGACCATTCCGGAACGGCCCGGCGCGTTCCGGGAGTTCATTGAGGTCGTGGGGGCGCGGGCGATCACGGAGTTCAACTACCGCTTTGCGCCGCGGGCCCAGGCGCAGATTTTCGTGGGGGTGCAGCTGGCGGCGCCGGGCGAGCGGGTGGCGCTGCGGGAGGACCTGACCCGGCGGGGGTACGCGGTGCTGGACCTGACGGACGATGAGCTGGCCAAGGTGCACGTGCGTCACATGGTGGGCGGGCGGGCGCCGGAGGCGGCGCACGAGCGGGTGTTCTCGTTCACGTTCCCCGAGCGGCCGGGGGCGCTGCTGGCGTTCCTGACGCACCTGCATGGGCGCTGGAACATCAGTCTGTTTCACTACCGCAATCACGGGTCGGCACATGGGCGGGTGATGGCGGGGTTGCAGGTCCCTCCCGAGGATGAGGCCAGTTTCGCGGCATTCCTGCTGGGGGTGGGGTACCCGGCGGTTGAGGTCACGGTGAATCCGGCGTACCGGTTGTTCCTGACCTGA
- a CDS encoding FAD-dependent oxidoreductase encodes MPALQPQPPAPGRVWAHVGQPFTPGPHDVLIVGAGRMGTALALALHVHAPHRRTLLVEEGGLPNEDGATLLAPGVWTLAGLPDALHGAAHWTRAQLLTLGGDQLQSRPYLTLHAGAGPGRLPTPDALAGHPESLTLLNPASVPWATPQDALTYRPGLLAQQAAQQAIGQGTDLLLNTRVTPHPGGQVTLERLTVTNTHQIVTHETFTVQARTVILATGAQAPAQAEHHLGVHTRHGRAYRQTPHLNAPSRPGSPVLHVQGLTLRPQHDAYTLIPAVHHRDPHGYEPVGGHLTGVPTGLRRETLEDLVGLMDAAPVLATDALHLGRSLSDVPGAWLALPHGDLHAPPGHERLDEHTFLLLGGPLADSLGLYAADQLARQIAAGSEA; translated from the coding sequence ATGCCTGCGCTCCAGCCTCAGCCTCCAGCGCCCGGCCGCGTGTGGGCGCATGTCGGCCAGCCGTTCACGCCCGGCCCCCACGACGTGCTGATCGTCGGTGCTGGCCGCATGGGAACCGCACTGGCCCTCGCCCTGCACGTCCACGCGCCGCACCGCCGCACGCTGCTGGTGGAGGAAGGCGGACTGCCCAACGAGGACGGCGCGACCCTCCTCGCGCCGGGCGTGTGGACCCTCGCGGGCCTGCCGGACGCCCTGCACGGTGCGGCCCACTGGACCCGGGCGCAGCTGCTCACGCTGGGCGGCGATCAGCTGCAGTCCCGGCCCTACCTGACCCTGCATGCCGGGGCCGGGCCCGGCCGCCTGCCGACCCCCGACGCGCTCGCAGGGCACCCTGAGAGTCTCACGCTGCTGAACCCGGCCAGTGTGCCGTGGGCCACCCCGCAGGACGCCCTCACGTACCGGCCCGGCCTGCTCGCGCAGCAGGCCGCGCAGCAGGCCATCGGGCAGGGCACCGACCTGCTGCTCAATACGCGCGTCACGCCGCACCCGGGCGGTCAGGTGACGCTGGAGCGCCTGACAGTCACGAACACGCACCAGATCGTCACGCACGAAACGTTCACGGTCCAGGCCCGCACGGTGATTCTGGCCACGGGCGCGCAGGCGCCCGCGCAGGCTGAACATCACCTGGGCGTGCACACCCGGCATGGCCGCGCCTACCGGCAGACGCCGCACCTGAACGCCCCCAGCCGCCCCGGCAGTCCGGTGCTGCACGTTCAGGGCCTCACGCTGCGGCCCCAGCATGACGCGTACACCCTTATTCCCGCGGTGCATCACCGCGATCCGCACGGCTACGAACCGGTCGGGGGGCACCTTACCGGCGTGCCCACCGGCCTGCGCCGCGAGACGCTGGAGGACCTCGTGGGGCTCATGGACGCCGCGCCCGTGCTCGCCACGGACGCCCTGCACCTGGGCCGCAGTCTCAGTGACGTGCCCGGCGCGTGGCTGGCCCTGCCGCACGGCGACCTGCACGCCCCGCCCGGCCATGAGCGTCTGGATGAACACACGTTCCTGCTGCTCGGCGGGCCGCTTGCGGATTCACTGGGTCTGTACGCCGCTGATCAGCTCGCCCGGCAGATTGCCGCCGGGAGTGAAGCGTGA
- a CDS encoding SpoIID/LytB domain-containing protein — MRSCLGVGAVLCSGLLLGPGASALNVRVLVVSAPQLTVRLAPAAPAAPALGGPASPLGTAPLPAQAWTVGVSGAQLTLNGQPTGSGSLYLPPAPGSVVEIAGKAFRGGVQLRAENGGVQGINVVDLEDYLRGVVPAEMPASWPAAALQAQAVIARTYVTARINPATPYDTCATESCQVYGGVAAEKPQTDAAVAATRAQVVAFGGRAASTYFSSDSGGFTASSAEVWGKDLPYLTAKADPFSADGPRAHWRLEVPLSRVQDVAGNYGARVGALRSVTVTRVSESGRPLEIRLTGANGSAVLTGANAGGFVRALGASGTRVSVSGLNPLVLEGSGSGHGVGLSQYGALGLARAGYSHLHVLGFYYPGTLLSTLAQQGPGPAAVLTVGTPFPVPGAAEVLALARPAGLTAAARGAGQ, encoded by the coding sequence ATGCGTTCATGTCTGGGGGTTGGGGCGGTGCTGTGCAGTGGGCTGCTGCTGGGGCCGGGTGCATCGGCGCTGAACGTGCGGGTGCTGGTGGTCAGCGCGCCGCAGCTGACGGTGCGGCTGGCACCGGCGGCGCCAGCCGCGCCGGCCCTGGGCGGCCCGGCGTCACCGCTGGGAACCGCGCCCCTGCCGGCGCAGGCGTGGACGGTGGGCGTCAGCGGCGCGCAGCTCACCCTGAACGGACAGCCGACCGGCAGCGGCAGCCTGTACCTGCCGCCCGCGCCGGGCAGCGTGGTGGAGATCGCCGGCAAAGCCTTCCGCGGCGGCGTGCAGCTGCGGGCAGAGAACGGCGGCGTGCAGGGCATCAACGTGGTGGACCTGGAGGACTACCTCCGGGGCGTGGTACCGGCCGAAATGCCGGCGTCATGGCCGGCCGCGGCGCTGCAGGCGCAGGCGGTGATCGCGCGGACGTACGTGACGGCCCGCATCAACCCGGCCACGCCGTACGACACCTGCGCCACCGAAAGCTGTCAGGTGTACGGCGGCGTGGCGGCCGAGAAACCGCAGACGGACGCCGCGGTCGCCGCGACGCGCGCGCAGGTCGTGGCCTTCGGCGGGCGGGCGGCGAGCACCTACTTCAGCAGTGATTCCGGCGGCTTCACGGCGTCCAGCGCGGAAGTGTGGGGCAAGGACCTGCCGTACCTCACGGCGAAAGCCGACCCGTTTTCCGCGGACGGGCCGCGCGCCCACTGGCGGCTGGAGGTGCCGCTCAGCCGCGTGCAGGATGTCGCCGGCAATTACGGCGCGCGGGTCGGGGCGCTCCGCAGCGTCACGGTCACCCGCGTCAGTGAGTCCGGCCGCCCGCTCGAGATCCGCCTGACGGGCGCGAACGGCAGCGCCGTCCTGACGGGCGCGAACGCCGGCGGGTTCGTGCGGGCCCTGGGGGCGTCCGGCACGCGCGTCAGTGTGTCGGGCCTGAATCCGCTGGTGCTGGAAGGCAGCGGGTCCGGGCATGGCGTGGGCCTGTCACAGTACGGCGCGCTGGGCCTCGCCAGAGCCGGGTACAGTCACCTGCACGTGCTGGGCTTCTACTACCCCGGCACGCTTCTGAGCACCCTGGCGCAGCAGGGTCCCGGCCCGGCGGCGGTCCTGACCGTCGGCACACCGTTCCCGGTGCCGGGCGCGGCGGAGGTGCTCGCATTAGCCCGGCCCGCCGGACTGACCGCCGCGGCGCGCGGAGCCGGGCAGTGA